A stretch of the Archangium violaceum genome encodes the following:
- a CDS encoding thioredoxin family protein, translating to MRSPISSLFLVGLLGCSAARTPAVSEPPAARAQAPLPFIEDDYVRALAEAKARGLPLFVDTWAPWCHTCRSMKAYVFTDAALAKHAGRFVWLEINTDLPGNAVFQEKYPVESWPTFFIIDPKEEKALVRFAGSATVPQLEKLFEDGERAFRGGAEGPEALLARGDALYGEGKAAEAADVLAQTLAEAPADWSRRGRALESLLVAQYGAKRHEVCARTALTELPRVPHSASWANAAGLGLMCVLQVPAGTQGAKELKAALEEKGREALSPDISMPADDRSGVYELLVEARRAAGDEPGAKGLAEQWLTFLEGEAARAPTPDARTVFDSHRMSAALVLGTPMRAVPAIEQSERDLPDDYNPPARLANLYRRLGRLDDALAASTRALAKVQGGRRLRVLSERAEIHLARGERDVAVRTLEDAITYAKTLSGAQASPRMVASLEKKLTEVKAK from the coding sequence ATGAGATCGCCCATCTCCAGCCTGTTCCTCGTGGGTCTGTTGGGGTGCTCCGCCGCGCGCACCCCGGCCGTGTCCGAGCCGCCAGCCGCGCGAGCCCAGGCTCCCCTGCCGTTCATCGAGGATGACTACGTGCGTGCCCTCGCGGAGGCGAAGGCGAGGGGCCTGCCCCTCTTCGTCGATACCTGGGCTCCCTGGTGTCACACCTGCCGCTCGATGAAGGCCTACGTCTTCACGGACGCGGCGCTCGCGAAGCACGCCGGGCGCTTCGTCTGGCTGGAGATCAACACCGACCTGCCGGGCAACGCGGTGTTCCAGGAGAAGTACCCGGTCGAGAGCTGGCCCACCTTCTTCATCATCGACCCGAAGGAGGAGAAGGCCCTGGTGCGCTTCGCGGGCAGCGCCACCGTGCCCCAGCTCGAGAAGCTCTTCGAGGATGGCGAGCGCGCCTTCCGAGGCGGAGCCGAGGGGCCGGAGGCCCTGCTGGCCCGGGGGGATGCCCTCTATGGCGAGGGCAAGGCGGCCGAGGCGGCGGACGTGCTCGCCCAGACCCTCGCCGAGGCACCGGCCGACTGGTCCCGCCGTGGCCGCGCGCTGGAGTCGCTCCTCGTCGCGCAATACGGGGCGAAGCGCCACGAGGTGTGCGCTCGGACGGCGCTGACGGAGCTGCCCCGGGTGCCGCACTCGGCCTCGTGGGCGAATGCGGCGGGCCTCGGCCTCATGTGCGTGTTGCAGGTGCCGGCCGGCACCCAGGGCGCGAAGGAACTCAAGGCGGCGCTGGAAGAGAAGGGGCGCGAGGCGCTCTCCCCGGACATCTCCATGCCGGCGGATGACCGCTCGGGCGTGTATGAGTTGCTCGTCGAGGCCCGCAGGGCGGCGGGTGACGAGCCCGGCGCGAAGGGGCTCGCCGAGCAGTGGCTCACCTTCCTCGAGGGTGAGGCGGCCCGGGCGCCGACGCCCGATGCGCGCACCGTGTTCGATTCACACCGCATGTCCGCGGCGCTGGTGTTGGGGACCCCGATGCGTGCGGTGCCGGCCATCGAGCAGAGCGAGAGGGACCTGCCGGACGACTACAACCCGCCCGCGCGCCTGGCCAACCTCTATCGGCGTTTGGGCCGGCTGGATGATGCGCTGGCCGCGAGCACCCGGGCCCTGGCGAAGGTGCAGGGAGGCCGGAGGCTGCGCGTGCTCTCGGAGCGGGCGGAGATCCACCTGGCCCGGGGCGAGCGCGACGTGGCCGTGCGCACGCTGGAGGACGCCATCACCTACGCGAAGACGCTCTCCGGGGCGCAGGCCTCCCCGCGCATGGTGGCCTCGCTCGAGAAGAAGCTGACGGAAGTGAAGGCGAAGTGA
- a CDS encoding GTPase yields MKDLAHLRTALESARDTLPSPESFPEAADADTARRLLERLRRDLLPRLGGADAPLLLVAIAGPNNVGKSTLFNALVGTSLSPARPEGGLTKQCLAAAHPDTWTGSLKDFLTSRYDIVPVASGEAAPVDQAGPAGRLYLVLAEAVPRGLVVMDTPDFDSVYRDNRERAEALLVTVDVLVFVVSRQTYQNAALVDFLRAAVGHGRPYLLVYNEATREEVARGHLEKLASDVGHPPLARYLAPHQPEVEAGEKPLATHPLDGAPSLAALLGEAEHVRSLKARALEASLRDARAEMEQLARAATAAAHEPERLRQRLRHELLTVGRHAALKAVPADVLVEAFRDELDARSAFHRYVRLPFRGLATALTFLSRQVRRSFTGPEPTSAPVVQVTEDTLRDGVRRMVELFAPEVAAWHGDARTRELLSESFGPSHLARLDEPLGFEALHAHAADRDSLYTFCRGLVGTELQGGMREELLQTLTTLVYSVPSAGAAVVTVATGGFGHDAVIWAGTLLSTPLLERFVDLLGADIRERVTRKWADAHGTTLAQALERRFFADLLGHLDTRVSDWARTASTLSETTWRISS; encoded by the coding sequence ATGAAAGACCTCGCCCACCTGCGCACCGCGCTCGAGTCCGCCCGCGACACCCTCCCCTCCCCCGAGAGCTTCCCGGAGGCCGCCGACGCGGACACCGCCCGTCGCCTCCTGGAGCGCCTGCGGCGTGACCTGCTGCCCCGATTGGGCGGCGCGGACGCGCCCCTGCTGCTGGTGGCCATCGCCGGGCCGAACAACGTGGGCAAGTCCACCCTCTTCAACGCGCTGGTGGGCACGTCCCTGTCCCCCGCCCGTCCCGAGGGAGGCCTCACCAAGCAGTGCCTCGCCGCCGCGCACCCGGACACCTGGACGGGCTCGCTCAAGGACTTCCTCACGAGTCGCTACGACATCGTCCCCGTGGCCTCGGGTGAGGCCGCGCCGGTGGACCAGGCGGGGCCGGCCGGGCGCCTGTACCTCGTCCTCGCCGAGGCGGTACCCCGGGGCCTGGTGGTGATGGACACGCCGGACTTCGACAGCGTCTACCGCGACAACCGCGAGCGCGCCGAGGCCCTGCTCGTCACCGTGGACGTGCTCGTCTTCGTCGTCAGCCGGCAGACGTACCAGAACGCCGCGCTGGTGGACTTCCTGCGCGCCGCCGTGGGCCATGGGCGCCCCTACCTGCTCGTCTACAACGAGGCCACGCGCGAGGAGGTGGCGCGCGGGCACCTGGAGAAGCTCGCCTCGGACGTGGGCCACCCGCCCCTGGCGCGCTACCTCGCCCCGCACCAGCCGGAGGTGGAGGCCGGAGAGAAGCCCCTCGCCACGCACCCGCTGGATGGTGCCCCTTCCCTCGCCGCGCTGCTGGGTGAGGCCGAGCACGTCCGCTCCCTCAAGGCCCGCGCCCTGGAGGCCTCGCTCCGGGACGCGCGCGCGGAAATGGAGCAGCTGGCCCGGGCCGCCACCGCCGCCGCCCACGAACCGGAGCGGTTGCGCCAGCGACTGCGTCACGAATTGCTCACGGTGGGCCGTCACGCGGCTCTCAAGGCGGTGCCCGCGGACGTGCTGGTGGAGGCCTTCCGCGACGAGCTGGACGCGCGCAGTGCCTTCCACCGCTACGTGCGCCTGCCCTTCCGGGGACTGGCCACCGCCCTCACCTTCCTCTCGCGCCAGGTGCGCCGCTCCTTCACCGGCCCCGAGCCCACCTCCGCCCCCGTGGTACAGGTGACCGAGGACACCCTCCGGGATGGAGTCCGGCGGATGGTGGAGCTCTTCGCCCCGGAGGTGGCCGCATGGCACGGAGATGCCCGGACGCGCGAGCTGCTCTCCGAGTCCTTCGGCCCCTCCCACCTGGCGCGCCTGGACGAGCCCCTGGGCTTCGAGGCGCTCCACGCCCATGCGGCGGACCGCGACAGCCTCTACACCTTCTGCCGGGGGCTGGTGGGCACGGAGCTGCAGGGCGGCATGCGCGAGGAGCTGCTGCAGACCCTCACCACGCTCGTCTACTCGGTGCCCTCGGCGGGGGCCGCGGTGGTGACGGTGGCCACCGGCGGCTTCGGCCACGACGCCGTCATCTGGGCCGGGACGCTCCTGTCCACGCCCCTGCTCGAGCGCTTCGTGGACCTGCTGGGCGCGGACATCCGCGAGCGCGTCACCCGGAAGTGGGCCGACGCCCACGGCACCACCCTCGCCCAGGCGCTCGAACGGCGCTTCTTCGCGGACCTGCTCGGCCACCTCGACACCCGGGTTTCGGACTGGGCTCGCACCGCTTCCACCCTGTCCGAGACGACCTGGCGGATCTCCTCCTGA
- a CDS encoding helix-turn-helix domain-containing protein, translated as MDKKLAKTIGEAARSARLRAQLTQADVAEMVDLVTEVYGRIERGGMVPSVPTLLRLCRALRISADELLGLAGPDGSLKLAEPPSEQGEKPEVRAVLRVLRQLDSGQIKLLGRLAVALKKE; from the coding sequence ATGGACAAGAAACTGGCGAAGACGATTGGGGAGGCCGCCCGTTCGGCCCGACTGCGTGCGCAGCTCACCCAGGCGGATGTAGCGGAGATGGTCGACCTGGTGACCGAGGTGTACGGCCGTATCGAGCGCGGCGGCATGGTGCCGAGCGTTCCGACCTTGCTGCGGCTGTGCCGCGCGCTGAGGATTTCCGCGGACGAGTTGTTGGGCCTGGCGGGTCCGGATGGGTCGTTGAAGCTCGCCGAGCCACCGAGCGAGCAGGGTGAGAAGCCGGAGGTCCGCGCGGTGTTGCGCGTGCTGCGTCAGTTGGACTCCGGGCAGATCAAGCTGTTGGGCCGCCTGGCCGTCGCCCTGAAGAAGGAGTGA
- the traA gene encoding outer membrane exchange protein TraA yields the protein MAALAATLLVGLAVTARAEQLPTVVITGDPVAPSPTQPGTGLCVASRVSTDPGVDFPQSNSGFSGGLNSFLESPPDSANPNARVTSVLRTLFDLSNNNTSGLKLSYGDYENAVSGCPSGGCDFYGVDPASPFGSRLRGYLNVTSDMLGLPVHFGFYADDAVALAIYDRSSRAYQVINRPPRLGFPTYRTTNSVTFAKAGLYPVEVLYAEVGEHAALELAILVGTFSDFERPANEAPVIRLSDAGFSLASPTAFYQTENGRPSYPDLDQCQQCNREFANRAGNNGCDPGYYCNGAALCAPCETSFFCGPSCSPCGPSTPECLNRNGTYTCVQCTDDSQCPNGRCDPTTNECRGCKTDDHCPSGQHCGADNECHECTTDAQCPRGQVCADNTCQACSTQDSCAGNSCNCCPGGLKCAAPTPGASPTCVECSNDGDCADGKKCDLANGRCVEQVAECNTSERCGAQCAKCPSDRPYCLDGQVCVECRSDLECGDGKFCLSGECASCTTDKRCGGRCEACPSEAPFCITDGTSAGSSCVGCRENADCGPGGTCDPTTRTCGTSTCSVSCTEGSVCYGDTCVQCFADAHCPCGGTCDTALNVCTTSCDDSNDCLGVQHCSDATQQCERGRRKPGTEAQGGAFCCGTTADSTPGGIALLLLVAAFLALRPRGAA from the coding sequence ATGGCCGCTCTGGCGGCGACGTTGCTGGTAGGGCTGGCCGTGACGGCCCGCGCCGAGCAGTTGCCCACCGTGGTCATCACCGGAGATCCGGTGGCCCCCTCGCCCACACAGCCAGGAACTGGCTTGTGTGTGGCGTCGCGAGTGTCGACCGACCCGGGGGTGGACTTCCCACAGAGCAACTCCGGCTTCAGTGGAGGGCTGAACTCCTTCCTGGAGAGTCCTCCCGACAGCGCCAATCCCAACGCCCGCGTCACGTCGGTACTCCGGACGCTGTTCGATCTCTCGAACAACAACACCTCCGGGTTGAAGCTGAGCTACGGCGACTACGAGAACGCCGTGTCGGGCTGCCCGAGCGGGGGCTGCGACTTCTACGGTGTGGACCCTGCCTCGCCCTTCGGCAGCCGCCTGCGTGGTTACCTGAACGTCACCTCGGACATGCTGGGCCTGCCGGTCCACTTCGGGTTCTACGCGGATGACGCGGTGGCGCTCGCCATCTACGACAGGAGCTCCCGCGCCTATCAGGTGATCAACCGGCCACCGCGGCTCGGGTTCCCGACCTATCGCACGACCAATAGCGTCACCTTCGCGAAGGCGGGCCTCTACCCGGTCGAGGTGCTCTACGCGGAGGTGGGTGAGCACGCCGCGCTTGAGCTGGCGATCCTGGTCGGGACGTTCAGCGACTTCGAGAGGCCGGCGAACGAGGCGCCCGTCATCAGACTGAGTGACGCGGGCTTCTCCCTGGCCAGCCCCACCGCGTTCTACCAGACGGAGAACGGGCGCCCGTCGTACCCGGATCTGGACCAGTGCCAGCAGTGCAACCGCGAGTTCGCGAACAGGGCTGGCAACAACGGATGCGACCCGGGCTACTACTGCAACGGAGCCGCGCTGTGCGCGCCCTGCGAGACCTCCTTCTTCTGCGGCCCCAGTTGCTCGCCCTGCGGCCCCTCCACCCCCGAGTGCCTCAACCGCAACGGCACGTACACTTGCGTCCAGTGCACGGATGACTCGCAGTGCCCGAATGGCCGCTGCGACCCGACCACCAACGAGTGCCGCGGCTGCAAGACCGACGACCACTGCCCCAGTGGCCAGCACTGCGGCGCCGACAACGAGTGCCACGAGTGCACCACGGACGCTCAGTGCCCGCGCGGACAGGTCTGCGCGGACAACACCTGCCAGGCCTGCTCCACCCAGGACAGCTGCGCGGGAAACTCCTGCAACTGCTGCCCCGGCGGGCTCAAGTGTGCCGCGCCCACTCCCGGCGCCTCCCCCACCTGCGTGGAGTGCTCCAATGATGGCGACTGCGCCGACGGCAAGAAGTGCGACCTCGCCAACGGCCGCTGCGTAGAGCAGGTCGCCGAGTGCAACACCTCGGAGCGCTGCGGCGCTCAGTGCGCCAAATGCCCCTCCGACCGGCCCTACTGCCTGGACGGCCAGGTGTGCGTCGAGTGCCGCTCGGACCTCGAGTGCGGTGACGGCAAGTTCTGCCTCAGTGGTGAATGCGCCTCGTGCACCACGGACAAGCGCTGCGGTGGGCGTTGCGAGGCCTGCCCCTCCGAGGCGCCCTTCTGCATCACCGACGGTACCTCCGCGGGTAGTTCCTGCGTGGGCTGCCGAGAGAACGCCGACTGCGGCCCCGGTGGCACGTGCGACCCCACCACGCGCACCTGCGGCACCTCCACCTGCTCGGTGAGCTGCACCGAGGGCTCGGTGTGCTATGGCGACACCTGCGTCCAGTGCTTCGCCGATGCCCACTGCCCCTGCGGCGGCACCTGCGACACCGCCCTCAACGTCTGCACCACCTCGTGCGACGACAGCAACGACTGCCTCGGCGTCCAGCACTGCTCGGATGCCACCCAGCAGTGTGAGCGCGGTCGACGCAAGCCCGGGACCGAAGCGCAGGGGGGCGCCTTCTGCTGCGGCACCACCGCGGACAGCACTCCCGGCGGCATCGCCCTGCTCCTGCTGGTGGCGGCCTTCCTGGCCCTCCGCCCGCGAGGCGCCGCGTGA
- the traB gene encoding outer membrane exchange protein TraB: MKRSVFIPLGLAVGLLTTGLASAQDARFDVQAFRPFGAAQDLVTVGQTRPISHLSVSGGAYLNFALDPLVLVTAGTNSKALSIVGNRLQLDVMASVGLLDWIELGLDMPLVMFQSSDNLEAIGTEGFIQSFTPGDLRLTTKVAIPGLLREPDGSGWGGALTFGMGLPTGIQDAFTSDGATTWTPGLMMDYRFESGILLAFNAGVWLRPPREFAGVKWGNAATFGIGAEVPIVRGWGVTAVSTLSGSTPLDKFPDDVRQIPAEFLLGLRWYSGLGLTFTVGGGAGCGCSLTAPTLRLFTSIIWVPAITKEYEAIERFKEPPEPLPPPPPPVDPDGDSVIGEGDRCPSAAGPVENGGCPDTDKDSDAVVDRLDRCPEHPMGSRGRDGCPLARVEGNKIVILDQVHFATDQDVILPESFPILEEVASELLKHLEIQRVLVEAHTDARASDAYNNDLSRRRAASVMNFLLDSGIAVERLCSAGFGRSRPVAANDSESNMALNRRVEFTIQPPVNGPLPACPPDPAEQALPPVKQGRGKRQSPEPTRSASDAR, from the coding sequence GTGAAGCGCTCCGTCTTCATCCCCCTCGGCCTCGCCGTGGGGCTCCTCACAACGGGGCTCGCCTCCGCGCAGGACGCCCGCTTCGACGTCCAGGCCTTCCGTCCGTTCGGCGCGGCGCAGGACCTGGTCACCGTCGGCCAGACCCGCCCCATCTCGCACCTCTCCGTCTCCGGCGGTGCCTACCTCAACTTCGCATTGGATCCCCTGGTGCTCGTCACCGCGGGCACCAACTCCAAGGCGCTGAGCATCGTGGGCAACCGCCTCCAGCTCGACGTCATGGCGTCCGTGGGGCTCCTCGACTGGATTGAGCTCGGACTGGACATGCCCCTGGTGATGTTCCAGAGCTCGGACAACCTGGAGGCCATCGGCACCGAAGGCTTCATCCAGTCCTTTACCCCCGGAGACCTGCGCCTCACCACCAAGGTGGCCATCCCCGGCCTGCTGCGCGAGCCGGACGGCTCGGGGTGGGGCGGAGCGCTCACCTTCGGCATGGGCCTGCCCACGGGCATCCAGGACGCCTTCACCAGTGACGGCGCCACCACATGGACGCCCGGCCTGATGATGGACTACCGCTTCGAGTCGGGAATCCTCCTGGCCTTCAACGCGGGCGTCTGGCTGCGCCCGCCGCGTGAGTTCGCCGGTGTGAAGTGGGGCAACGCCGCCACCTTCGGGATTGGCGCCGAGGTGCCCATCGTCCGCGGTTGGGGCGTCACCGCAGTGAGCACGCTGTCCGGCAGCACGCCCCTGGACAAGTTCCCCGACGATGTGCGGCAGATCCCCGCCGAGTTCCTCCTCGGCCTGCGCTGGTACAGCGGCCTCGGCCTCACCTTCACCGTTGGCGGTGGCGCCGGCTGCGGCTGCTCGCTGACAGCGCCCACGCTGCGCCTCTTCACCTCCATCATCTGGGTGCCGGCCATCACCAAGGAGTACGAGGCCATCGAGCGCTTCAAGGAGCCGCCAGAGCCGCTGCCTCCGCCCCCGCCGCCCGTGGACCCGGATGGGGACTCCGTCATCGGCGAGGGCGACCGCTGCCCGAGCGCCGCCGGCCCCGTCGAGAACGGCGGCTGCCCCGATACCGACAAGGACAGCGACGCCGTGGTGGACCGGCTGGACCGCTGCCCCGAGCACCCCATGGGCTCGCGTGGCCGCGATGGCTGCCCGCTCGCGCGCGTCGAGGGAAACAAGATCGTCATCCTCGACCAGGTCCACTTCGCCACGGACCAGGACGTCATCCTCCCCGAGTCCTTCCCCATCCTCGAGGAAGTAGCCAGCGAGCTGCTCAAGCACCTGGAGATCCAGCGGGTGCTCGTCGAGGCCCACACGGACGCGCGCGCCAGCGACGCCTACAACAACGACCTGTCGCGCCGCCGCGCCGCGAGCGTGATGAACTTCCTGCTCGACAGCGGCATCGCCGTGGAGCGCCTGTGCTCGGCTGGCTTCGGCCGCAGCCGCCCGGTGGCCGCCAACGACTCCGAGTCGAACATGGCGCTCAACCGCCGCGTCGAGTTCACCATCCAGCCGCCCGTCAATGGGCCGCTTCCAGCCTGCCCGCCGGATCCCGCCGAGCAGGCGCTTCCGCCGGTCAAGCAGGGCAGGGGCAAGCGGCAGTCGCCGGAGCCCACCAGGTCCGCCTCGGACGCTCGCTGA
- a CDS encoding Ig-like domain-containing protein gives MPTSIRPLLLLSVLVLGACRSAPATLSLELPENRPLHASGESMVLQAVALDAKGQPVENPKLRWVSSAPEVATVDNGVVVARRSGKTTIAAASGKARAEVEVQVSIPSLVDIRVNGADFLLVGNSIPISAVVKNELGKPLQDVPPQWRSSDESVARVENGRLIGVAPGRATITATVPPLSRSLPVQVVRSDFARVEVDPTHLVFKKAGQTLQLRAKTFNNRGVVLSDVPVSWYSSDWSVATVSPTGQVTAVGPGRTVVTATAGRRKAAAEVVFEAKTANR, from the coding sequence ATGCCGACGTCCATTCGCCCGCTGCTGTTGCTATCCGTCCTCGTGCTCGGAGCGTGCCGTTCCGCCCCGGCCACGCTCTCGCTGGAGCTGCCGGAGAACCGGCCGCTGCACGCTTCGGGGGAGTCCATGGTGCTCCAGGCCGTCGCGCTCGATGCGAAGGGCCAACCGGTGGAGAACCCCAAGCTGCGCTGGGTGAGCTCGGCACCGGAGGTGGCCACGGTGGACAACGGGGTGGTGGTGGCGCGCAGGTCCGGAAAGACGACCATCGCCGCGGCGTCCGGCAAGGCCCGGGCCGAGGTGGAGGTGCAGGTGTCCATTCCGAGTCTGGTGGACATCCGGGTGAATGGGGCGGACTTCCTGTTGGTCGGCAACTCCATCCCCATCTCCGCCGTGGTGAAGAACGAGCTGGGCAAGCCGTTGCAGGATGTTCCGCCTCAGTGGCGCTCCAGTGACGAGTCCGTGGCACGCGTGGAGAACGGTCGGTTGATCGGCGTGGCGCCGGGGCGAGCCACCATCACCGCCACGGTGCCGCCGCTGAGCCGCAGCCTGCCGGTGCAGGTGGTGCGCTCGGACTTCGCGCGGGTGGAAGTGGACCCGACACACCTGGTCTTCAAGAAGGCCGGGCAGACGCTGCAACTGCGCGCCAAGACGTTCAACAACCGGGGGGTGGTTCTCAGCGACGTGCCCGTGTCGTGGTACAGCTCGGACTGGTCGGTGGCGACGGTGTCCCCCACCGGGCAGGTGACGGCGGTGGGTCCGGGGCGCACGGTGGTGACGGCCACCGCCGGCCGGCGCAAGGCCGCGGCCGAGGTCGTCTTCGAGGCCAAGACGGCCAACCGCTGA
- a CDS encoding lysophospholipid acyltransferase family protein yields MIHNVFALLARLPARPRRAAVRGLMDTVWNLRTTQQVLGRENIPDEPCLFICNHLSNADGFTLDRALRPRKVYFLAGIKLQSTVMTRLGTEAVDTIFIRPNSADIEPLKRAVETLKAGHSVLIFPEGGRSRTGALTRAKKGASLIARRAGVPVVPVALTGTEKFMPIDDRDMGREQVRRAHLTVRFGPPFRMEELEAETIGAEDPRQALTDAMMRRVAELLPRPYRGVYADSAPAPEAEDEPLAPEHPVTQPSPAPSR; encoded by the coding sequence GTGATTCACAACGTCTTCGCGCTCCTCGCCCGCCTCCCGGCACGCCCTCGCAGGGCCGCCGTCCGCGGGTTGATGGACACCGTGTGGAACCTCCGCACCACCCAGCAGGTCCTCGGTCGAGAGAACATCCCCGATGAGCCCTGTCTTTTCATCTGCAACCATCTTTCCAACGCGGATGGATTCACACTCGACCGGGCCCTGCGGCCCCGCAAGGTGTACTTCCTGGCCGGCATCAAGCTGCAGAGCACCGTGATGACCCGGCTCGGCACCGAGGCGGTGGACACCATCTTCATCCGTCCCAACTCGGCGGACATCGAGCCCCTCAAGCGCGCGGTGGAGACGCTCAAGGCGGGCCACTCGGTCCTCATCTTCCCCGAGGGGGGCCGCAGCCGGACGGGGGCGCTCACCCGGGCCAAGAAGGGGGCCAGCCTCATCGCCCGGCGGGCGGGAGTCCCCGTCGTGCCCGTCGCCCTCACCGGGACGGAAAAGTTCATGCCCATCGATGACCGGGACATGGGCCGGGAGCAGGTGCGCCGGGCCCACCTCACCGTCCGCTTCGGCCCGCCGTTCCGCATGGAGGAGCTCGAGGCGGAAACCATCGGGGCCGAGGACCCGCGCCAGGCCCTCACCGACGCGATGATGCGGCGGGTGGCCGAGCTGCTCCCCCGCCCGTACCGCGGCGTCTACGCCGACTCCGCGCCCGCGCCCGAGGCCGAGGACGAGCCGCTGGCGCCCGAGCATCCGGTGACACAGCCTTCCCCCGCCCCCAGCCGCTGA
- a CDS encoding lipase maturation factor family protein — protein MRAVSPRGAKAFFQMLRYLPARWPRRRARGRVARLLEGLSARSVAPPHHRLVRQLFLRALGGLYLIAFTSLGSQVRGLYGSRGIQPMRDLLASPRLLALGRERFHLLPTLFWLDASDKTLVRGIRVGQVLSVAVMMGLAPQAALMGLWALYLSYVSAGREFLSFQWDALLLEMGGLGILTAPAGLRPGPGRYEPSAAQVALLRALVFRLYLGSGVSKLKSGDRTWRELSACDYYYETAPLPTRGGWYAHHLPRKAQRFSTLSVLALETVGPFLAFAPRPLRLAGFWLFAGLQGAIITTGNYGFFNVQSLVLGLWLLDDASLRRLLPSPPPAKPRPVWRTVGAWLPAAPLLVLGASEILTRFERPRRLAPRWLDWLEMKARPLRLVNPYGLFAVMTVRRPEIALEGSDDGETWREYTFRYKVSDPDRAPRQVAPHQPRLDWQMWFAALGSPPTWLLALLLRLLEGSPDVLKLFAHNPFPEHPPRYIRAVLYDYRMTDLETHRRTGAWWTRERLGLYLPPLSLAPRGMTSRLQWHAEE, from the coding sequence ATGCGAGCTGTCAGCCCCCGAGGCGCCAAGGCGTTCTTCCAGATGCTCCGTTACTTGCCCGCCCGGTGGCCGCGCCGACGGGCCAGGGGGCGGGTGGCGCGACTCCTCGAAGGGCTCTCCGCGCGCTCGGTGGCGCCACCCCATCACCGGCTCGTGAGGCAGCTCTTCCTCCGGGCGCTGGGGGGCCTCTACCTCATCGCCTTCACCTCGTTGGGGAGCCAGGTACGGGGCCTCTACGGCTCGCGCGGCATCCAGCCCATGCGGGACCTGCTCGCCTCGCCACGGCTGCTCGCGTTGGGACGCGAGCGTTTCCACCTGCTGCCCACGCTGTTCTGGCTGGACGCGTCGGACAAGACGTTGGTGCGAGGCATCCGCGTGGGCCAGGTGCTGTCCGTGGCGGTGATGATGGGGCTCGCCCCCCAGGCGGCGCTGATGGGACTGTGGGCCCTCTACCTCTCCTATGTCTCGGCGGGGCGCGAGTTCCTCTCCTTCCAGTGGGACGCGCTGTTGTTGGAGATGGGGGGGCTCGGAATCCTCACCGCGCCCGCGGGACTTCGGCCGGGGCCGGGCCGTTACGAGCCCTCCGCGGCGCAGGTGGCGCTGCTGCGGGCGCTCGTCTTCCGTCTCTACCTGGGCTCCGGGGTGTCCAAGCTGAAGTCGGGCGACAGGACGTGGCGCGAGCTCTCCGCCTGCGACTACTACTACGAGACGGCGCCGCTCCCCACGCGCGGCGGTTGGTACGCGCACCACCTGCCGAGGAAGGCGCAGCGGTTCTCCACGTTGTCGGTGCTCGCGCTGGAGACGGTGGGCCCGTTCCTCGCCTTCGCTCCCAGGCCGTTGCGGCTCGCGGGCTTCTGGCTCTTCGCCGGGCTGCAGGGCGCCATCATCACCACGGGCAACTACGGCTTCTTCAATGTGCAGTCGCTGGTGCTCGGCCTGTGGCTGCTGGATGACGCGTCCCTGCGCCGCCTGCTGCCGTCCCCGCCTCCCGCGAAGCCGAGGCCCGTGTGGCGCACGGTGGGGGCGTGGCTCCCCGCGGCGCCGCTCCTCGTCCTGGGGGCGAGCGAGATATTGACCCGCTTCGAGCGTCCGCGTCGCCTGGCGCCGAGGTGGCTGGACTGGCTGGAGATGAAGGCCCGTCCGTTGCGCCTGGTGAACCCCTATGGCCTCTTCGCGGTGATGACGGTGCGCCGGCCGGAAATCGCCCTCGAGGGCTCCGACGACGGTGAGACGTGGCGCGAGTACACCTTCCGCTACAAGGTGAGCGACCCGGACCGGGCGCCGAGGCAGGTGGCTCCGCACCAACCCCGGCTGGACTGGCAGATGTGGTTCGCGGCGCTGGGCTCGCCCCCCACCTGGTTGCTCGCCCTCCTGCTGCGTCTGCTCGAGGGCTCTCCCGATGTCCTGAAGCTCTTCGCCCACAATCCCTTCCCCGAGCATCCGCCGCGCTACATCCGCGCCGTCCTCTACGACTACCGGATGACGGACCTGGAGACGCACCGGCGGACGGGGGCCTGGTGGACCCGCGAGCGGCTGGGGCTCTACCTGCCACCGCTGAGCCTCGCCCCGAGAGGGATGACCTCCCGGCTGCAGTGGCACGCGGAGGAATGA